The genome window AAGAGGCGGCATACCTGCCGCCTCTCATAAAAACTAGTAAAATAAAAAATATTATTTTTTCAGAAGCTGGGAGATGTCAGTAACATTACCGCCTGCGCCACCCTGAAGGTCAAGGTTGCCAAGACCACCGGTAGAAACGGTAAGGTTGGAAGTAGCTTCTAAGTATTTTGTTTTAAGATCTTCCGGACACTCTTTGTATTCGTAAATTACGTGTTCGGTAGAAATTTTAGCGTCGAAATCTTGCTCAAACGGGTAACCGAAAGGCAGGAGCATCATCTGAACGCCTTGCTGAGTAGGGACAGTCTGCAAAACAGCCACGTCAGTAAGCATATTATCTTCAACGTTTGCTTTGCCAATGAGCATGTCTCCGCTCACCAGTTTAACTAATTTAATTTCATAAGCCATGTTCTGCTCCTTAAAGTAAGTTCCGGCTTTAGGTAGGTATTCGTTCTGCAACTGTCAAGGTGTTCAGCGTGCTAATCTTTAGATGGCGTAATAAAAAGAACGGTCATGCTTGCAACAGTCAGTATGCTGAAAATGGCAAAGCCGATTTGGAAGGAGAATACATCTCCGCAGTATCCCAAAAAATTCGGCATAATACCTGAGCCGATGATGCCGACAAACGGCATAGTAACAGCCAGCACAAGCGATTGTTCTTCTGCTGGAAAAAAATCGGAAAAGACCTTGAAGATTACAGGGAACAGCATAGCTGGAAATAGTGGTTGCGCAATTATTGCCGTTGTAAGGAGAGTTCCCTGAGTTGTTGCCATAAGAGCAAGACATATTGCACTGAGAAACAACCCCGCAAGGAGTAGAGGTCTGGCGCCGGTTTTGGATGAGATATACCCTGCACTGAGTGCCATAAAAGGCGTTGCCAGTCTGGATATAGCCAGTAGGCTATTGGCTTCGGCGCTAGTCATGTGCTGTTGGTTTACTAAAAAGAGTGGCAGCACATAGTACGGAGCTGTTTCAAGTGTCAGTCCTATGCCTACTAACACAAAAAATATTAGGGTGTTGCGCTTTGTTGCAAGGCGTTTGAGTGTGGAGAATCGCGGTGCAGCGCCATTGCCGTGCCCACCCTTGCCCATGAATGCAAAAAAAACTGCCAGCAGCATGGATGCTACCCCTACACATTGCATTGTTCCTCGCCAGTCGGTGAAAGAAAGCATTAATTCGACAATAAACGGCGCGGAAATAAACGAAAGGTTAGGGGCTAGCTCATGGATAGATAATGCCTTGCTCAGGTTTTTTTTGTCTACCAGAGAACTTAGTGTTGCCATGCCGGATGGGAAATATAATCCGGCAGAAAGTCCGAATAGAAGTAAGCCAAGCTGTAATTGCAGATATGTTGTAGTCATGGACAACATAGTGAAGCTGGTGCCAGCTAAAAAAACGGATGCTGTAACAATGTGCTTGTGTTTGCAATGTACGGCGAGAAAACTGTTTGCCAGCAAGCTGATACTTAATCCAACGGATCTGACTACAAGGAGACTGGTGGTTACAGTGTTGGAAAAGTTAAATTCTTGCTGAATCGATACGAGCAACGGCGAAAGAAGTGCGCGTTCTACGCAGTTGAAATAGAAAAGAAGCGCAATGAGACAAAGATATGGAAAAGCCGTGCGAAATGGCAGTACGCCTTGGTAGTGTTTGTCTGTAGGCATGGAATTTTTGTGTGAAGAGCGTTAATGTGTGCGGATGAGTTTGAGAGAACCAACAACGTGAATGTGAGAAGCCGAAATGCGTCGTTTAAGCAATTGCTATAGTAAAAAGGCTGAGAAAAACTTTGGTAAGCAAGTTTTTCTCAGCCTTATGTAATCACTACTTGTTAACTAGCCCCATGCGTTCTTTGATGTATTCAAAGTCGATTGAGGAGCTGACGAGCTGAGCACCCTGACGAATTTTTATAACATCACGTAGCTTGTGTCTGGAAAGAATAGCTTCCATTTTCTTTGCTACGGTGTAGGTGTCATCGCGCACTACAACAATAGGAATATTTAACACTTCAGAACGGGTAAGAATAATGTCATTAGGGTAAAGGTTACCGGTTAACACAAGGCACGGGCAGTTACCTTCAAGGGCAACAAGTTGTACGTCGGAACGGTCACCACCAACAATAACGGCAGAATTTTTATTCTTACGGAAATGAGTCATAAAGTTTTCAACCTGCATTGTGCCGATAAGGAAGTTTTCTACAACTTTTTCGGACTTTGAAGCACAGGAGATAACTTTTCCGCCGAGCCGTTCTGCAAGGTCGCTAACCCTGATGGCTCCCATGAGCGGGTCTTTAGGAATGACTCCCAGAACTTTAATGTCATTGCGCTCAAGGAATGGCTTAATGAGTCCTTCTACTTCATTCATAAAGCTGGAAGGAATGTCATTCAAGATAACACCTGCAAGGCTGTCCCCAAGAACATCCTTAAGTACTACAAGGTAGTCGTAGTTCAGTTCTTTATCGAGGCGGTCAATGACAACAATTTGTAAGCCAAGTTCTTTAGCAACACGCATGCCGTCGATGTTACAGTAACGACCTGAATACATAGAGCCGGAACCGGCAACAACCATGGCATCTTTGCCTTTAGCAAGCTGTTCGTACCCATGCTTAATGGATGGCATAAGGTCGTCATACTGTCCGCTGAAGGCACGTACTTTAAAGTCTTGCGTTACAACAACTGGGCTGACAAATTCGGGCGGCGCGTCCTGTCCAAGAATATCTTGAACAAAGAAAGCATCCTGATCTCCGAGAATGCCATCGCGCTCTTCCGGTACTGCTCCAACCGGTTTCATGTAGCCTACATCAAACCCTTCTTTTTGAAGACGCAGGCCAATACCCATAACAACCATGTTTTTACCGGAGTATCCGGAAGTAGAGCCAATGTAGATTCCTGCAGCCATTGCGTCCTCCTGTCGAAAAAACTATATAATAACTCTGTGTTAGCAGGTTGCAAATTTGCAAAAAATTCTACCACAGATGTCAAAACAATATCATAAAAAGTAGTCCGCCGTGAATAGAAGGCAAACTAAAAATGTATAATGAATACTATACCGCTGTGTAAGCTGATGTGCGCTAACCACTCTGCGTATTATACCAGAGAAAATCAAGAAAGATATTCATTGTTTTCAGGTTATGAGAAAAGTAGGTATGGGTGTTTGGTGCTTATCTAATTGAGTGAAAACGGCGTATGTGTAGTGTATAGTGTATAACTGTGTTTTTCAAAACAGTTTTCGGTATAATCGACATAATAAGCGGCATCTGTATTTACATGCAGCCAAAAAAAAGATAACCGCCAATGCAAACTTATACGGTCACAGTATGCTGTTGACAAGACTTGGGTACAAAAGGCAGTCATGTCTTTTTTACTCAGGCGGTTGTTGGCAGAAAAGCACCATTGTGTGCGAGAAGGATAGTATGCTCGAAAGATTGCAAGAACATATTCGTTATACATTTACTCAAATTTCTTTGCTTGAAACAGCTCTCACGCATAGTTCTTTTGCAAATGAACATGGCGGGGCGATAGAACATAACGAACGATTAGAATTTTTAGGAGATGCAGTTCTTGAAATCTGCGTTTCTGAACGGCTATTTGCCAAGTTTCCTAAAGCCAGAGAGGGTGTGTTAACCCGTATGCGTGCAAAGTTGGTGAGCAAGCCTTCTCTTGCTGCTCTAGCTATTGAAATGCAGTTGGACAAATATTTGAAGCTTGGAAAAGGTGAAGAAGCACAAGGTGGTCGTGACAGGCACTCTTTATTGAGTGATGCTTTTGAAGCGGTGCTCGGTGCAGTTTTCCTTGATGGCGGCTACGATAGTGCGCTTGCTTATATTGATAACGTCTTTGAAAGTAAGTGGCCAAATGAGCCTGAAACAACAAAAGCAAAAGACTACAAAAGCCGTTTGCAGGAACTTACGCAAAAGAAATTTAAAGACCGTCCTTCCTATACTCTCAAGAGTAGTAAAGGTCCTGAACACGCCAAAGTTTTTGAGGTGGAGCTTGGGTTACCGGATGGCACAGTTGTTATTGCTGAAGGTCCTAGTGTAAAAAGGGCTGAACAATACGCTGCAAGCATTGCATTGGAGCGCTTTGAAGCCTAACTAAGCCCGTTGATACGTTTAGTTCTTGTCCTTGCTTACTTTTTCATAATAAATTTTTTTGTTGTGAGCTTATTTAAGGACGGGACAAAACTAATAAAAAAAGCCGGAGAATTTCTCCGGCTTTTTTTATTGTATAGCAGCAGAGGTTACGAGCCTTGAAGTAATCTGCGTGCGGTTTCCGGCAAGGAGTTTGCCTGAACCAGCATTGCCATAGCTGCATTGGCTTGCAACTGTCTGCTTGTGAACAGCATCATTTCGTTGGCAACATCAACATCGGAAATGCGAGATTCTGATGCTTGTGCATTTTCACGTTGAATAGAAATATTGTCGATTGAAGCAGAAAGGCGGTTTTGAGTCGCACCAATATGCGCATGAATGTTTTCAATCTTCAGCATTGCCTCTTTCAATCTTCCTAAAGATTCAAGGGCACCTTCTTTTGTCAGCAAGTTGTCGCCAGTTTCTACACCGATGTTAAGAGAGCGGGCTGAAACTTTGCCGATATGAATTGAATAGTTGTCCCCGAAGTCGTTCTGAGTACCAAATGCAAAGTTAACACTGAGAGCAGAATCTGTTTTGATGTTGAACTGCGCTAATTCAAGATCTTTTTTTGCTTGTGCAGTGTTTTCATTTACCTGCTCTTCTGTAAGTGTTGCAGGAGGAGTGACGGTGTGCTTAGGTACGGTTTTGTAGCTGACAGTATGGGTATCAGAATCAAACTCGAATACAATGTTTCCATCATCACCGGAGTGTGCAGGATCTGTGCTGCTAGGGTCAACAAATGTTTCGGTGACTTGTCCTCGAGGGTATGATGCAGTTACACGCAGCTGCTCACCAGCTTTTGTCTGAATTTTTCCTGTAGCAGGAAGATATTCCCAGCTTTTTCCACCGTCTTTTGAAATTTCGTAGCTAACGCTTGTAGCTTCACTTGGCTCATACTGTTTACTGAGACTGTATGTTTCTGAGCTGACTAACGTCTTTGCGCCAGCCGAAGGTTTTTCTGGGGTAACTGATGTTGTACCGTCTTCATTGTAAACGTATGTCGCTTTTACCGGCGCGGCTGTGCCAGAGCCTGCTTCAGAAAATGTTGCGGTGGTGGTTACTGTGAAGCCGTTTTTATTCTTATTGGCGAAAGCGATAGTGTCGCCAATGCCGATAGAATCTACTGTTTTTGTTGCAGTATCAACTGTTGCAGTACCAGCTGTTACTGGCGCTGCGTTATGAACAGTAAAATTATGCTGATATCCCTTGAGCGGGAATAGGTTGTTGAA of Halodesulfovibrio sp. contains these proteins:
- a CDS encoding MFS transporter; translation: MPTDKHYQGVLPFRTAFPYLCLIALLFYFNCVERALLSPLLVSIQQEFNFSNTVTTSLLVVRSVGLSISLLANSFLAVHCKHKHIVTASVFLAGTSFTMLSMTTTYLQLQLGLLLFGLSAGLYFPSGMATLSSLVDKKNLSKALSIHELAPNLSFISAPFIVELMLSFTDWRGTMQCVGVASMLLAVFFAFMGKGGHGNGAAPRFSTLKRLATKRNTLIFFVLVGIGLTLETAPYYVLPLFLVNQQHMTSAEANSLLAISRLATPFMALSAGYISSKTGARPLLLAGLFLSAICLALMATTQGTLLTTAIIAQPLFPAMLFPVIFKVFSDFFPAEEQSLVLAVTMPFVGIIGSGIMPNFLGYCGDVFSFQIGFAIFSILTVASMTVLFITPSKD
- a CDS encoding phosphotransacetylase family protein, with protein sequence MAAGIYIGSTSGYSGKNMVVMGIGLRLQKEGFDVGYMKPVGAVPEERDGILGDQDAFFVQDILGQDAPPEFVSPVVVTQDFKVRAFSGQYDDLMPSIKHGYEQLAKGKDAMVVAGSGSMYSGRYCNIDGMRVAKELGLQIVVIDRLDKELNYDYLVVLKDVLGDSLAGVILNDIPSSFMNEVEGLIKPFLERNDIKVLGVIPKDPLMGAIRVSDLAERLGGKVISCASKSEKVVENFLIGTMQVENFMTHFRKNKNSAVIVGGDRSDVQLVALEGNCPCLVLTGNLYPNDIILTRSEVLNIPIVVVRDDTYTVAKKMEAILSRHKLRDVIKIRQGAQLVSSSIDFEYIKERMGLVNK
- the rnc gene encoding ribonuclease III: MLERLQEHIRYTFTQISLLETALTHSSFANEHGGAIEHNERLEFLGDAVLEICVSERLFAKFPKAREGVLTRMRAKLVSKPSLAALAIEMQLDKYLKLGKGEEAQGGRDRHSLLSDAFEAVLGAVFLDGGYDSALAYIDNVFESKWPNEPETTKAKDYKSRLQELTQKKFKDRPSYTLKSSKGPEHAKVFEVELGLPDGTVVIAEGPSVKRAEQYAASIALERFEA
- a CDS encoding flagellin, coding for MLKIENIHAHIGATQNRLSASIDNISIQRENAQASESRISDVDVANEMMLFTSRQLQANAAMAMLVQANSLPETARRLLQGS